From the genome of Ficedula albicollis isolate OC2 unplaced genomic scaffold, FicAlb1.5 N00406, whole genome shotgun sequence, one region includes:
- the LOC101818159 gene encoding ephrin type-B receptor 3-like, translating to PSPVCPQGRQGSLSPLQLVSMLRGIAAGMRYLAEAGFVHRDLAARNILVDAHLVCKVSDFGLSRALDAPGDSDPTYTSSLGGKIPIRWTAPEAIAFRTFTSASDAWSYGIVMWEVLSFGERPYWDMSNQDVSHPQIHPEITPNTAP from the exons CCGTCCCcggtgtgtccccagggccgCCAGGGCTCGCTGTCCCCGCTCCAGCTGGTCTCCATGCTGCGCGGCATCGCGGCCGGCATGCGCTACCTGGCCGAGGCCGGCTTCGTGCACCGCGACCTGGCCGCGCGCAACATCCTGGTGGACGCGCACCTGGTCTGCAAGGTGTCGGATTTCGGGCTGTCCCGGGCCCTGGACgcacctggggacagcgacCCCACCTACACCAGCTCCCTG GGCGGGAAGATCCCGATCCGCTGGACGGCGCCCGAGGCCATCGCCTTCCGCACCTTCACCTCGGCCAGCGACGCCTGGAGCTACGGGATCGTCATGTGGGAGGTGCTGAGCTTCGGGGAGCGCCCCTACTGGGACATGTCCAACCAGGACGTGAGTCACCCCCAAATC CACCCCGAAATCACCCCGAATACAGCACCCTGA